The genomic window TGCCGATCGCCTGCTCGGCAGCCAGCCCCAGGCGAGAATGATAGAACTGGCGCAGATCAACGATATCGACGTTCATGGCTCGAGCCTATCGCATCGGTGTTACATGCGAAATGCCGGGGCACGAGCGTCCCCCGATGATCTTTCGTCAATCTGTAAGGCGGCCTCTGCCTTCAACTGGCCTCGCCTTTACCACGGTCCCGGCCACATTTCGGCCGAATGAGCGCTCATCACGTTCGTGAAGGGAACACCGACGAATCAACAGAGGCCAAGGAGCCCGCACTCATGATCAAGCCGATCCTCATCGTGAAACACGGCGAAGAAGACATTGCGGCTGCGTTCTATGTCCGCGCCTTCGGTGCTTCCATCATTCATGTTCATCGGCTGCGCAGCGGCACGCCCTTTTCCTTCGAACTTCGCATCGGCGAGCAGATGTTCGGCGTTTCCGGCGCCAATCCCCGTCGCGATGCCGATGAGATTCCGAGCGGGCCTAAATCGCCCGATTTCGTCGGCACCTCCACCTGCCTGATGGCGCTCGCCGTCGACAATGTGCCGGCCGTGACCGAGAAGGCAGAGATCGCCGGCGCCACGGTGCGGGTGCGGCCGACGCTTTCCAGCCACGGCGGGATTGCCAGCTCGATCATCGACCCGTTCGGTCATCTCTGGAACATCTACCAAGCGCTGGAGATGAAGCCGAGCAAGTCCGCGATCGCGGCCTGACGCGCGGCGAACGGATCCGACGCTGCCTTACTGGCTAATTGCCCCTCTTGAACCGGCCGGCCCGATGGTCACATTGGGTCTCACGGCAGGCAAAGCGAGGACAGACGGCCCATGGCGCACTTGATCATCGACCAGTTCATGAGCCGCGACGATAATTTCGCGGTTCTCGTCCACGATCCCGAAAGCGGCGAGACCGCCTCGATCGATGCGCCGGAAGAAGAGCCGATCCGCATCAAGCTGAACGAGCATGGCTGGGCGCTGACGCATATTCTCACGACCCACCGCCACGCCGACCATGTCGAAGGCAACATCAATCTCAAACAGCGTTTCGGTCCGACGATCCTCGGCCCCGAGGCCGAAGCGGACCGCATTCCAGGTATCGACCAGAGCGTGAAGGATGGCGACCGGATCACCTTCGCGGGCCGGCCTGTCGACGTCATCGCCACACCCGGCCACACGATGGGCCATGTCTGCTACCACTTCCCCGAGGACAAACTGCTCTTTGCCGCCGACACGCTGTTCGTGCTTGGCTGTGGGCGTCTTTTCGAAGGAAGCCCGGCGGATATGTGGGCCTCACTGCAGAAGCTCATGGCGCTGCCAGACGACACCGCGGTTTATTGCGGACACGAATACACGCTTTCCAACGCGCGCTTCGCTGTTACCGTCGATCCTGACAATGCCGAACTGGCGGATCGCCTGAAAGAGATCGAGGCCCTTCGCGCGGAGGGCAAGCCGACGGCGCCGACCACCATCGGCCGTGAGAAGGCGACGAATCCGTTCCTTAGACCGCACGATCCCGGCATCCGCCGCACGCTCGGCATGGACAATGCCAGCGATACGGAAGTCTTCGCCGAAATCCGGCGCCGGAAAGACCGCTTCTGATGTTCGGCCAGGATTTCGATGCGGCGGAAATGCCATATCCCGCCACCGCGCGCCAGATCATCGAGGCGCTTGCGCTGAAGCGTCATCCCGAAGGCGGCTGGTATTCGGAAACGTTTCGCGATGGCGCTTCCGGCGAGCGGGGCCATTCGACCGCCATCTACTATCTGCTCGAAGCCGGCGACTGTTCCGAATGGCACCGGGTCAAGGATGCCGCCGAGGTCTGGCACTTCTATGCCGGTGCGCCGCTTTCCATCACGCTCTCGCCCAATGGCCACGACGCCGAAAGCCATCGGCTGGGTCCGGACATCCTGATGGGGCAGCGCCCGCAGATCGTCGTGCCGGCAGGCTGCTGGCAGACGGCGTGCTCGCTTGGCGAGTACACGCTTGTCGGCTGCACGGTGGCACCTGGCTTCGTTTTCGACCAGTTCGAGATGGCGGAACCCAACTGGCGGCCGACGCCGCGGCCCCCATCAGGCGGTTGAGGCCGGGCGTTTGCGGACGATCAGGTCCTTTGCGGCAAGTGCCGCGCCGCCGGTGATGAGCAGGCAGGCGATCCCGATGCGCCAGGTCAATTCGCCAAAGCCGGCCGCAATCAGGATCAGGGTCGACAGGAGCGGTGCGGCGTAGCTCGAAGCGCCGAGCACCTGGATGTCGCCGTGCTTCACGCCGTAGTCCCACACATAGAACGCGCCGCCGACCGGCATCAGCCCCAGGCCGACGACGGCCAGCCATTGCAGCGTCGTCTGCGGCCACACTGTCTCCTCCAGGCCGAGGTGGCAGATGAGCGACAGTGCCGCAGTCGCAAGGCAGAACCCCGTCACCACATCCGTCGGCACCACGCCGAAGCGGCGCGACAGAAGCGAATAGGCCGACCAGGTGAAGGCGCACAGCAACGCCATGGCGTAGCCGAAGAGATAGCTGCCTTCAAAAGCGATGCCCTGCCTTGAGATGATCAGTACGGTGCCGGCCAGACCGGCCGCGCAGCCCGCCAGGTGATGCCAGCCGAGGCGCTCGCCAGGCAGCATCGCCGAGCCAACGACGATGAGGAGCGGCCAGAGATAGGCGATCAGGCCGGCTTCGACCGCCGGGGCGTTTCTCAAAGCCGTGAAATAGAGGAAGTGGTAGCCGAACAGACCGCCGATCCCGAGCGCCCAGACGGGCCATGGCTGCCTGAAGGCCTGCCACCGCTTTGGATCGCGGATGAGGAAGACGAGGCCGATCAGGCCGCCGATCGTGAAACAGATCGCTGAAAGCTGAAACGGCGGCACGGCGCCGGATGCCGCGGTGAAGAGTGCCAGCAGCGACCACATCAGGATCGCCGAAAATCCGATCGCCGTCGCTTGTGCCTTCACCCGTCTGCCCCCGAGGCCCGCTCCCGGTGGGCCGATGCCTCAAGCGTTATCGGGCAAGCGCGCGGCCGGTCAAGAACCGAAATGGGTCGCGGTGATCGTCACGGGACCGAGCTTCGTCGGCACACGCGCATAGACAGGAGCGTAGATGCCTGCCTGTTCGTTGTGGGCGAACCAGACTTCGACATTCATCTCGCGCATGTACTGGATGGAACTGTTCCTGGCGTGGTAGCCGGATTTCGGTTCGGCGCGGGCGGTGCAGACGATCGCCTCCGCGGCGAAAGGCGTTCCATCGTAGCCCTCCGCCTGGAAAGGCTGCGTGCCGGCTTCATTCAAATGAATGTCGTAACGCGTTTCCCCGTCGAAGATCGGCAGTGTGCGATCACAGACGTCGCTGCCTTCAGGAATCATGACGCCTGCGATCGGGTCGAGCACGGCGCGCATGTCACTTTCCGGCACCGGTACCCAATCTTCACGCGTGCGCTTCTTTTCAGGAGTCAGGATCGCCGAGGTGACCGACCCGTTGTCGAAGTCGACCTCCATGCGCTGCTCGTCGTTGCCGGAAGAATAAGCGACCACATACCGCTCGGCCTGCATGCGATCATTTGCCTTCACGCCGGAGACGGTCGTCGAGCCCGTGGTGCGGCCCACGATATTGGCGACGCCCGCCGACTGCATTTCGCCGGCGACGGTAAACCGATCACCATCGAAGACGGTGGTGAAGGTGGCACGCGCCACTGATAGACCGATATAGGCGACGCGATAATCGGCCCGGTGGGTGGACGGCTCGGCAGCGGCAACGTTCGCGCCGAGCAGGATGGTTGCGATCGCGCACGGTGCGATGGCGACATGACAGCTTTTCAAGGCTTTTGCTCCTTGTGCTCAAGTCTTTCTCGGTCCATTCATAGCGTGCAAATAGCGATGATTTTGTGGGCGTGGACGGGCAAGTCTGGGGCGGGTCTCCGGAAAGCGTGCGATGTGCCACTCAATTCGCCCGTTTCGCTTGACGGCGGCGCGCTCGCTGACTATAGAACCGCGACTTTTCCGATAACGGGCGGCGACGTGCGGCCGGATATGCGATCCGGTAACGCATTTGCTTTGAAGGCCCGATGACGAACTCAGACCGATTAAGAATGAAGGTGCACCCATGTCCCGCAGTTGCGAATTGACCGGCAAGGCCGTCCAGTCGGGCAACAATGTGAGCCACGCGAACAACAAGACGCGCCGCCGCTTTCTGCCCAACCTCTGCAACGTCACGCTGATTTCCGACGCGCTTGGCCAGAGCTACCGTCTGCGCGTTTCCGCGCATGCGCTGCGTTCGGTCGAGCACCGTGGCGGCCTCGACGCTTTCCTGCTGAAGGCCAAGGAAGGCGAGCTTTCCATGCGCGCCCGCCTGCTGAAGCGCCAGATCGCCAAGAAGAACGTCGGCGAGACTGCCGCGGCAGCCTAAGCTTTCGAGCATAGACATCAGGGCGCGGCGATCCTTCGTCCGCGCCCTTTCATTTCAACTGGTGGCATCACCCAGGATAAAAAAATGCAGGCTCTGAAGCAGCACGCACCATTCATTGCGGCCATGGCGCTCGTCGTCGCGGCATCGAACTTCCTTGTTCAGTTTCCGGTCCAGGCGACCATCGGCGGCTTCGATCTCGCCGACCTTCTGACCTGGGGCGCCTTCACCTATCCTGTCGCCTTTCTGGTCACCGACCTCACGAACCGACGCTACGGGCCGCAGGCTGCTCGCCGCGTCGTCCTTGTGGGTTTCGCCGTCGCGGTTGTCCTCTCGATCTGGCTTGCGACGCCGCGCATTGCCATCGCCTCGGGTTCTGCTTTCCTTGTTGCTCAGATGCTCGACGTGTCGATCTTCGATCGCTTGCGCCGCGCCGCGTGGTGGAAGGCGCCGTTGATCTCCAGCATCATCGGTTCGGTGATCGACACGATCATCTTCTTCTCTCTCGCCTTTGCGCCCGTGTTCGGCGTCCTTGGCGCCAATGACTCGTTCGCGATCGCATCCGCGCCGCTGCTCGGTCTGATCGCTCTGGAGGCCCCGCGCTGGCTCTCCTGGGCGCTTGGAGACCTCGGCGTGAAGCTCGTCGTGTCGATGGTGATGCTTGCGCCCTACGGTGCGCTGCTCGCGCTCATGCGCAACGACGGCCAGCCCCGGCCGGCCTGATCACTCGACCAGCTCGAATTCCAGCAACAGGTTGCGCTGAAGGAACAGGTGGTTGTCATCCGAAACGAGGATGACGCTGATCCGCCCATCCGCATGCTCGATGACATCGAGCCCTTCCATGTTGTCGATCTGGTCGCCGAAATTCGCCTCGAGCATCACATCGCCATCGACGACGGCACCGGGGCGGATGTCGGCCGCCGCGATCCGGCGGATGCGCATGCCGATGCCTTCGCTCAGCGAAAAGCGGCGCTCCAAAAGGAGAATGTCGCCATCCGGCAAGAACGCGCCGTCGGTAACGTCGAAGGGCGGGTGTCGCTTGACGAAGAAGACGCCCTCCTGCGGGCCCGAGAGTACCGCCGCGTAGATGTCGCCATCGGCATTGAGGCTGCGCTCGCTGACCAGCACCGGCGCGCCGTCAAGCGGCCCGTCCTCCGGCGCGACCATCACCGTTTCGATGCCGGCATTGCGGCGAAGCTCGGCGCGCGGCATGACCATCGACAGCACGCCTGAAGGCGCTCCCGGCGGAAAGCTCGAGCGATCGAAGATCTCGACGCGATGGTTGTGCTCGAAACCGACGATCAGACGGTCACCGTCAAGCGCCAGCCCCTCCGCATCGGCCTGTGATTTGCGCTCATGAGGCACACCGGCGTCGCTGAGGATCGGCGCCATGCGGAAATCGGTGAGCCCGCGCATGCGGCCGCTCTCGTCGCGCAGAATGCGGCTGCTGTACCAGTTGCCGGTGTCCATGACGCCGATAAAGGCATCGGCACTGCCGTCAAAGCGGATCGCGGACATGCCGCCGACCACGCCGCCTTCCGACGAGAACTCAAGCCCGCCGCGAAATTCGAACGCGCCGAACCGGGTTTCATCGGATCCGATGCGGAAATTCTCGATGACCTGGGCGTTGATCGCGATCGGCGCATCGCTCTCGGCATCCTGGGCGCGTGCACAACCGGCGGCGAACAGCGTGACGGATAGGAGCAGGCCGCTGCGTGTAAGCGTCAACCGGCCCTGCGCATCGCAGGGCCGCGCCTCCCTGCGGAGGGCCCCTGCTCTTCTTCGAACAGGCTTGCGAGCTGCTCGGTCATGGCGCCTGCCAGTTCCTCGGCATCGATGATCGTGACGGCGCGGCGATAGTAGCGCGTGACGTCATGGCCGATGCCGATGGCGAGGAGCTCGACCGGCGAACGCGTCTCGATTTCCTCGATCACGGCGCGCAGATGGCGTTCCAGATAGTTGCCCGGATTGACCGAAAGCGTGGAGTCGTCGACCGGCGCGCCGTCCGAGATCATCATCAGGATGCGGCGCTGCTCAGGCCGGCCCAGCAGGCGATTGTGCGCCCAGATCAGCGCCTCGCCGTCGATGTTTTCCTTGAGCAGGCCTTCGCGCATCATCAGGCCGAGGTTGCGGCGCGCGCGGCGCCATGGGGCATCGGCGGACTTGTAGACGATGTGGCGCAGATCGTTGAGACGGCCGGGGCTCGCCGGCTTGCCTTCCGCAAGCCACTTCTCGCGTGCCTGCCCGCCCTTCCAGGCCTTGGTGGTGAAACCGAGGATCTCGACCTTCACACCGCAGCGCTCGAGCGTACGCGCAAGAATGTCGGCGCAGGTGGCGGCGACGGTGATCGGGCGGCCGCGCATCGAGCCGGAATTGTCGATCAGCAGCGTCACCACAGTATCGCGGAAATTCGTGTCGCGCTCCATCTTGAAGGAAAGCGGCTGCATCGGATCCATAATCAGTCGCGACAGGCGTGCCGGATCGAGGTAGCCCTCTTCCAGATCGAAATCCCAGGCGCGGTTCTGCTGCGCCATCAGGCGGCGCTGCAAACGGTTGGCCAGGCGTCCGACGACTCCCTGCAGATGGGCAAGCTGCTTGTCGAGGAAAGCACGCAACCGGTCGAGTTCGGCCTCGTCGCAGAGATCGGAGGATGCGACTTCCTCGTCGAAGGCTTCAGTGAAGACGCGGTAGTCGACCTTCTCGTTGATGTCGGACAGCGGCAAGTTCGGCCGACGGGTTTCGCCGGGCGAATCCGCCTCCTCATCCATATCCTCGTCGAAGTCCTGCTCGGAGACTTCCGCGCCGTCCATCTCGCCCTGCTCGGACTGGTCTTCGGCGCTGTCATTGTCCTCCGAAGGTGCGCTGTCGGAGCCTGCAGCCTCGTCGGCGCTGTCCTCCTTGTCCTCGTTCGAGCGCGGTTGTTCTTCGTTGTCGTCCTCGTTGTCTTCGCTTTCCTGGTCTTCGTCCTCGCCGTAATCCTCGGCCATCTCCATCGAGGCGAGCATGTTGCGCATGGCGCGGGCGAAAGCCTGCTGGTCGTCGACGGCATTCACGAGATTGTCGAGGTCGCCTGCTGCCTTGTCCTCGATCCAGCTTCGCCAGAGATCGACGACCTTGCCGGCCGATTCCGGTACGGCGCGGCCCGTCAGGCGCTCGCGCACGAGCAGCGCAACGGCCTCTTCGAGCGGCGCATCTTCCTGGTTGGTGATGCCCTTGTAATTCGCCTTGGCGTATTTGTCGGAGAGCATAGATGCGATGTTGTCGCCAACGCCCGACATGCGCCTCGTGCCGATCGCCTCGACGCGGGCCTGTTCGACTGCATCGTAGATCGCGCGGGCATCGGAACCCGCAGGGGCCATGCTCGAATGGACGCGGCTGTCATGACACGCCTTGCGCAGCGCCATGGAGTCGCCGATGCCGCGGGTCACCGCAAGATCGTGGCGGGTCGGACGCTTCGGCAGGTCGGGAAGGCGGGCACGCTCGCCCGTCAGGCCCGGGCGTTCGTTGGCATAGACGACCTCAAGCTCGTGGTCGCCGGCAATCGAACGAATGCAGCCGGCAAGCGCGCGCTTAAACGGCTCGGTGTCGACCGGGCCGCCAGGCTTTCCTTTGGAGTTATCGCCGCGTCCTGCCATGCTCGTTCAGCGCTTTCAGTTATGGGCATCCAGAACGATGTTCGCGGCGCTTTCCTTCAGTTCCTCGCCGAAGGCGCGCTGATACTGCTCTGCCACAAGCGTGCGCTCCAGTTCGTCGCACTTGTTGAGGAAGGTGACCCTGAAGGCGAACGAGATGTCGCCGAAGATGCGCGCATTCTCGGCCCAGGTAATGACCGTGCGCGGGCTCATGACGGTCGACAGATCGCCGTTCATGAAGGCCGAGCGCGTCATGTCGGCCAGACGCACCATGCTCGAGACCGTATCGCGGCCCTTTTCCGTGTCGAAACTCTTCACCTTGGCCAACACGATGCCGACTTCGTTGTCATGCGGCAGGTAGTTCAGCGTCGTCACGATGGACCAGCGGTCCATCTGCGCCTGGTTGATCTGCTGGGTGCCGTGATAGAGGCCGGTCGTATCGCCAAGGCCGACCGTGTTGGCCGTCGCGAAGAGGCGAAACGCGGGGTGCGGCCTGATGACGCGGCTCTGGTCGAGCAGCGTCAGGCGGCCGGAGGATTCCAGTACACGCTGGATGACGAACATCACGTCCGGGCGACCAGCGTCGTATTCGTCGAAGACGAGCGCGACATTGTGCTGGTAGGCCCAAGGCAGAATACCGTCCTTGAACTCGGTGATCTGCAGACCGTCCTTGATGACGATCGCATCCTTGCCGACGAGATCGATACGGCTGACATGGCTGTCGAGGTTGACGCGTACGCAGGGCCATCTCAGCCGTGCAGCGACCTGCTCGATATGGGTCGACTTGCCGGTACCGTGGTAGCCGGAGACCATGACGCGCCGGTTATGCGCAAAGCCCGCCAGGATCGCGAGCGTCGTATCGCGGTCGAAGAGATAGTCCGGATCGAGTTCCGGTACATAGGCATCGACGGACGAATAGGCCGGCACATCCATATCGCTGTCGATACGGAACGTCTCGCGGACCGACACCGTCGTGTCGGGAAGGTTCTCAATGGCAATGTCGATCTTGTTCATCATGTCATCCGCCTGGCAGCGGCTTCTTTTTTGAGAGGGTGCCGCGGGAGGCGCGATGTCCCGTCGACTTGATTGGCTCTAACAGAAACCAGACTGCTTTAACAATTGATAGGCCTGAACCACGGCGCGAAATCGTTCTTCCGACGATCGATCGCCGCCATTGGCATCGGGGTGATGCTTCTTCACGAGCGCCTTGTAGCGCGTCTTGATATCGTCGGAGCCGGCGGAGCCATCGAGCCCCAGCGTCTCGAACGCCTTGGTCTCGAGCGTCTTCAACTTGCGCTGGCGCGGTTCTCCACGACGCGCGCGTGTCCGTGCCTCGCCGAAAAAGCCGAAGGGATCGCGCATGCGTGCCTGCGAAGCCGCGCTGCCGGAGCGCGCCTGGCTTTGCTGCGGGCTTGCCTTGGCCGCCTTGTTGACGCCGACCGTCCAGGTCGGACGGTGGCCGGTCAGGGCCTCTTTCTGATAGCGCGCGATCTCGGTGTCGGAGAGGCCGGAGAAATAATTGTAGCCCTTGTTGTACTGCCGCACATGGTCGACGCAGAACATGAAATATTGCCCCTCCGCCTCGCGTCCGACGGGCGCGCGGTGGGTGCCTTTCTCGTTGCATCCGTCCCATTGGCAGACAGGCGTGGTCGGTTCGGGACGTGCCCTTGCCTTGCCCTTGACCCTTATGCGGTCAAAATATTTCGAATCCAGTTTCATCGTCTGACATTATGGGGCGCCCCAAGGGCGCGAACAAGGATTGACAATTGGCGATGTGGCTCCCTATGCGGCAGCGCATCACCTGCTGCAACGAAAGCTGAACGAGGGCGACCATGAGCATGGAAGAAACGATCGAGCGCAAGCTCAGGGACGCGTTTCAGCCGGAGCGGCTGGCAGTCATCAACGAAAGCCATCTGCATGCGGGCCACCGCGAGTTCGATGGCACGGGCGAAACCCACTTTCGCGTGCGGATCGTCGCGCCGGCCTTTGCGGGCAAATCGCGGATCGAGCGGCACCGCGCATTGAACGAGCTTCTCGCGCCGGAAATCGAAGCGGGCATCCATGCGCTGGCGCTCGAACCCGCTGCTCCCGGCGAAACCACCCGCTGGTAAGGCGCGTCAGCCGACCACGTCTTCCAGCGGCTTGATCCGAAGCCGCGTGATGCGGTTCTTCTCGCGCTTCATCACGGTGAAGCGCTTGCCGTGGAACGTGAAAGCCTGGCGCTCGTCCGGAATGATCTGGCTTTCGTGGATGACAAGGCCGGCGATCGTCGTCGCCTCTTCGTCCGGCAGGCTCCAGTCCAGCGCGCGGTTGAGATCGCGGATCGGCACCTGGCCATCCACGACGACCGAGCCGTCGGCCTCCTGGCGCACGCCCTGCATGTCGATGTCGTGCTCGTCGGCGATCTCGCCGACGATTTCCTCCAGGATATCCTCGAGCGTCACGAGGCCTTCGACCTCGCCATATTCGTCGACGACGATGGCAAAGTGCGTCTTGCGGCGTAGGAACGCGTTCAGCTGATCCTTGAGATTGGTCGTGTCGGGAACGAACCACGGCTTCTGGGCGATCTTGGCAATATCGATCCGCGCCGGGTCGTTGCCGACATCGGCCAGCGCACGCAGCAGGTCCTTGGCGTGGACAACGCCGATGATGTTGTCGGTCTGGCCACGCCAGACGGGCATGCGGGTATGCGGGCTGTCCAGGATGGTGCGGACCACCGCTTCCGGCGAGTCTTCCGCATGGACCATGCGCATCGCAGTGCGGTGAACCATGATGTCGGACACTTCGAGTTCGTCGAGATCGAGCACGCCGCCCAAACGGTCGCGGTCCGCCTTGATCACCGAGCCCTCGCGGTGCAGCAGGTCGACCGCGCCGCGCAGTTCCTCATGGGCCGAGAGCATCGAGGTTTCGGCCGACAGCGTGACGCCGAAGAGCCCGAGGATCTTGCGGACGATCCAGTTCACCACCGAGGACAGCGGGCCGAAGATCTTGACGAAGATCCGCACCGGTTTGGAGACGGCCAATGCAAAGCGGTCCGGCCCGGAGATCGCCCAGCTTTTCGGAAGAACTTCCGCGAAAATCACGAGCAGAACCGTCATCGCGATGGTCGCGACGGCCACACCCGAATCCCCGAAAATACCGAGCAGCAGGCTCGTCGCCAGCGACGAGGCTAGAATGTTGACCAGATTGTTGCCGATCAGCAGCGCGCCGATCAGCCTGTCACGGCGATCGATCAGCCTGCCGACGACGCCGGCGCGCGGATCGCCATTGGTCTCGAGCGTATGCATGCGCGAGCGCGATGCAGCGGTGAGCGCCGTTTCCGATCCCGAAAAGAACGCGGATGCACCGATCAGGCAGAAAATCGCGAGTGCGGTCAGCCAGTAGTCCGAGATGAAGCTTGCGAAGGCATCTGCTGTCATTACGCCAGCTTCTCCTTGAGGAATGCGTGAACTTCTGCCGGGGGAACGTCATCGGCGATGAAGGATTGGCCGATCCCACGCGTCAGGATGAAGGTCAGGCGGCCGCGAACGACCTTCTTGTCCTGCCCCATCAGATCGAGAAGGCGTTCAGCAGGCGGCAGGCCACCCGGGATATCGGAAAGGCGCGTCGGTAGCCCGACCTGCCTGAGATGGGCGGCGACGCGGGCGGCATCATCGGCGCTGGCAAGGTTCATCCGGTTCGAAAACTCATGCGCCAGGACCATGCCGATCGCGACACCCTCGCCATGCACAAGGCGCGACCCATCGTACTCCGTCGCCGCTTCCAGCGCGTGGCCAAATGTGTGGC from Georhizobium profundi includes these protein-coding regions:
- a CDS encoding HlyC/CorC family transporter codes for the protein MTADAFASFISDYWLTALAIFCLIGASAFFSGSETALTAASRSRMHTLETNGDPRAGVVGRLIDRRDRLIGALLIGNNLVNILASSLATSLLLGIFGDSGVAVATIAMTVLLVIFAEVLPKSWAISGPDRFALAVSKPVRIFVKIFGPLSSVVNWIVRKILGLFGVTLSAETSMLSAHEELRGAVDLLHREGSVIKADRDRLGGVLDLDELEVSDIMVHRTAMRMVHAEDSPEAVVRTILDSPHTRMPVWRGQTDNIIGVVHAKDLLRALADVGNDPARIDIAKIAQKPWFVPDTTNLKDQLNAFLRRKTHFAIVVDEYGEVEGLVTLEDILEEIVGEIADEHDIDMQGVRQEADGSVVVDGQVPIRDLNRALDWSLPDEEATTIAGLVIHESQIIPDERQAFTFHGKRFTVMKREKNRITRLRIKPLEDVVG